A single Mytilus trossulus isolate FHL-02 chromosome 12, PNRI_Mtr1.1.1.hap1, whole genome shotgun sequence DNA region contains:
- the LOC134692344 gene encoding microfibril-associated glycoprotein 4-like has translation MTIKKNNSGMHNRIFSSCIPYTLNIELTNLHTLPHHDNPSSLAVCFKQKYSTISGKVLFDFGCSKSQLCSQSLGTIFGRREEGHHIVCEACCNNSRYCNGELRCDPAIKQNNTHLPRECSEIISSNLINGINNIYPFNSHIAVPVFCDMTTENKTWTVIQRRYNGSVDFFRDWLTYKEGFGSVDGEYWLGNDIIHRITSSGNHELRIDLSDFEGNDRYAKYSSFLVGDEWSQYQLHVSNYSGDSGNFLMHPKYNHNGMPFSTYDHDADDSPLNCAAQYKGGWWYSHCLIANLNGRYLSGHHNSFADGIDVIIWHGTHYSLKTVTMMITKINL, from the exons ATgacaataaaaaagaacaacagTGGCATGCATAACAGAATATTCTCCTCGTGCATACCTTATACGTTAAACATTGAACTTACAAATCTGCATACCTTACCTCATCACGACAACCCATCTagcttagct GTTTGCTTCAAGCAGAAATACTCTACAATATCTGGAAAAGTTCTATTTGATTTTGGTTGTTCTAAGTCACAG ttatgcAGCCAGTCATTAGGAACAATATTCGGAAGAAGAGAAGAAGGTCATCACATCGTTTGCGAAGCATGTTGTAATAATTCTAGGTATTGCAACGGAGAACTTCGATGTGACCCCgctataaaacaaaaca ACACCCATCTACCAAGAGAATGTTCAGAAATAATATCGTCAAATTTGATTAATGGAATTAACAATATCTATCCATTCAATTCGCATATAGCTGTCCCAGTATTCTGTGATATGACCACTGAAAATAAAACTTGGACG GTAATACAAAGAAGATACAATGGTTCTGTTGACTTCTTCAGAGATTGGTTGACTTATAAAGAGGGTTTTGGTTCTGTTGATGGCGAATATTGGTTGG GAAATGATATAATCCATCGCATAACATCAAGTGGTAACCATGAACTTAGAATCGACTTATCAGATTTCGAGGGCAATGATCGATATGCAAAGTATTCCAGTTTTCTCGTTGGTGATGAGTGGAGTCAATACCAGTTACATGTATCAAACTATTCAGGGGATTCAG GAAACTTTCTCATGCACCCAAAATACAACCATAACGGAATGCCATTTTCTACTTATGATCATGATGCTGATGACTCCCCCCTTAATTGTGCAGCGCAATACAAAGGAGGTTGGTGGTATTCCCATTGCCTGATCGCTAACTTGAATGGACGATACCTATCGGGTCATCATAATTCTTTTGCTGATGGTATTGACGTCATTATATGGCATGGCACTCATTATTCATTAAAGACGGTTACTATGATGATCACCAAGATAAATCTgtag